In the genome of Sulfolobales archaeon, one region contains:
- a CDS encoding NAD(P)-dependent glycerol-1-phosphate dehydrogenase codes for MRHLIDLPRLILIGSGIRYEVGSKIEALGIGRKILIVSGSKDTRVYAKEVSDILSDKGFDVASIDVKSSSIEDVIRVVDVSNEFKANAIIGLGGGKAIDVAKYAARQTGRIFISFPTAPSHDGIASPFASIKGIGEVKSVEAVTPLAIFVDLDYMIRSPRRLLIAGVGDLIAKFTAVLDWRLAHLLHNEYYAEYAASLAIHSAKHVISSWRRIKSASIDSYRIVVEGLISSGVAMCIAGSTRPASGSEHLFSHALDLVANYPALHGEQVGVGTIMMAYLHGKNWRKIRYILKALGAPTSAKELGVSREKIIEALTIAHKIRPERYTILGRDGLSKEAAENLAIATKVID; via the coding sequence ATGAGGCATCTAATAGATCTTCCAAGGCTGATATTAATAGGATCTGGGATACGGTATGAGGTTGGTAGCAAAATAGAGGCTCTAGGCATAGGTAGGAAGATCCTTATTGTGAGTGGTTCTAAAGACACCAGGGTATATGCGAAAGAGGTTTCAGATATACTATCTGATAAAGGTTTTGATGTAGCATCTATCGATGTTAAGTCATCATCTATAGAAGATGTTATAAGGGTAGTGGATGTCTCTAACGAGTTCAAGGCTAACGCGATCATAGGCCTTGGCGGTGGGAAAGCTATAGATGTAGCTAAATACGCTGCTAGACAGACTGGTAGAATATTCATAAGCTTTCCAACAGCACCATCGCATGATGGGATTGCATCGCCCTTCGCATCTATTAAGGGGATTGGCGAGGTAAAATCTGTAGAAGCTGTAACGCCCCTAGCTATATTCGTTGATCTTGATTATATGATTAGATCTCCGAGGAGATTGCTAATAGCAGGGGTGGGGGACTTGATAGCTAAGTTCACAGCGGTACTGGATTGGAGGCTTGCCCATCTCCTTCATAATGAGTATTACGCCGAGTATGCAGCATCACTAGCTATACATAGTGCTAAACATGTGATAAGCTCTTGGAGGAGGATCAAGAGCGCCTCTATAGATTCATATAGAATAGTTGTTGAAGGTCTAATTAGCAGCGGTGTGGCTATGTGTATTGCAGGCTCGACAAGACCTGCAAGCGGATCGGAGCATCTCTTTAGTCACGCCCTAGATCTTGTAGCTAACTACCCAGCTCTCCATGGCGAGCAGGTTGGGGTTGGAACAATTATGATGGCCTATCTACATGGGAAGAATTGGAGAAAAATAAGATATATACTTAAAGCACTCGGCGCCCCTACATCAGCTAAAGAGCTTGGCGTCTCAAGGGAGAAAATTATAGAGGCTCTCACAATAGCTCATAAGATTAGGCCTGAGAGATATACAATCTTGGGAAGGGATGGGCTCTCGAAAGAGGCTGCTGAGAATCTAGCGATTGCCACTAAGGTGATTGATTAG
- a CDS encoding tyrosine-type recombinase/integrase — protein MTKFDLIGPSEDTLRGSLEDAMQEFLLQLRASGASEKTVRSYRAAIKDFISIVGNKKVSELSERDIQRWRLERIKRGFNKSIRGKGSETTLYYYSLFIRSFIRWLGLKINVGGFKKGSRRLIETLKPQEIFKLLNAARDATDLLIISLLVETGLRASELLSLRWRDIDLEAREIYVRGAKYGEERVVFIGDLSKRVLEAVKPSISSEDERVIPITYTALYKRLKTLAMRAGIDPKRVRPHILRHTFATESLKRGLPLPVLQRILGHKDIKTTQIYLHMVKEDIKNIYLKIYSISGVYSGSEIAEGRTI, from the coding sequence ATGACAAAGTTTGACTTGATAGGGCCTAGCGAAGATACTCTCAGAGGCTCGTTAGAAGATGCGATGCAGGAATTCCTATTACAACTAAGAGCTTCAGGAGCTAGTGAGAAGACTGTGAGAAGCTATAGGGCAGCTATAAAGGATTTTATATCTATAGTTGGTAATAAAAAGGTTTCAGAGCTAAGTGAGAGAGATATACAGAGGTGGAGATTAGAGAGGATTAAGAGAGGCTTTAATAAGAGCATTAGAGGGAAGGGCTCTGAAACCACTCTTTATTACTACTCGCTATTCATTAGATCTTTTATAAGATGGTTAGGGCTAAAGATCAATGTTGGTGGATTTAAAAAGGGATCTAGGAGGCTTATAGAGACTCTAAAGCCCCAGGAGATCTTTAAGCTTTTAAATGCTGCTCGAGATGCCACAGATCTCTTAATAATATCTCTTCTCGTGGAAACAGGTCTTAGAGCTTCTGAACTCCTCTCTCTAAGATGGAGGGATATAGACTTAGAAGCTAGGGAGATCTATGTGAGGGGGGCTAAGTATGGTGAGGAGAGAGTAGTATTCATAGGGGATCTTTCTAAAAGAGTGTTAGAGGCTGTGAAGCCATCTATATCTTCGGAGGATGAGAGGGTTATTCCCATCACATATACCGCTCTATATAAGAGGCTTAAAACCCTTGCTATGAGGGCTGGTATAGATCCTAAGAGGGTGAGGCCCCATATACTGAGACATACATTTGCAACCGAATCACTTAAAAGGGGTCTACCCCTTCCAGTTTTGCAAAGGATATTGGGGCATAAGGATATAAAGACTACCCAGATATATCTACATATGGTAAAGGAGGATATAAAGAATATATACCTAAAGATATATTCGATCTCTGGGGTTTATAGCGGATCTGAAATTGCTGAGGGAAGAACCATCTAG
- a CDS encoding winged helix-turn-helix transcriptional regulator — MSSTEKVINVLKSKGKASPKEISQSTGLNYNTVRGALNRLLKKGLVKRLERGVYAPA, encoded by the coding sequence ATGAGCAGCACCGAGAAGGTGATAAACGTTCTAAAGAGCAAGGGAAAGGCTTCTCCTAAAGAGATAAGCCAGTCTACAGGGCTTAACTATAATACAGTAAGGGGAGCCCTCAACAGACTCCTTAAGAAGGGTCTTGTAAAGAGACTAGAGAGAGGGGTCTACGCACCAGCATAG
- a CDS encoding methionine synthase produces the protein MGIELPIFPTSVIGSYPRPRWLRNMIRQWSVGRVDDKALEEAFNDAVRIVVWEQEEAGIDIPSDGEMRRDEMVEYFAARIDGFKFYGPVRVWGNNFFNKPAVVSKLSYREPIVLREYQFLRRVSRRSVVKVTITGPYTIADWSFNEYYNSKEELVFELAKIINREILTLQEAGALFIQVDEPALTTHPEEMEWAVEAINEVTRGVNIKLGIHVCYSDYELLSKYFERLAFSQFALEFANRGYRDLHVLSKLGDKEIGLGVIDVHNRAIEDPMSIARAIEKATKYVEPDRIYINPDCGLKLLPRDIARRKLEVMVQGTNIARREYIARGMSKIELRG, from the coding sequence CTGGGTATAGAGCTTCCTATATTCCCTACTAGTGTGATAGGTAGCTATCCAAGGCCGAGATGGCTTAGAAATATGATTAGACAGTGGTCCGTTGGAAGGGTAGATGATAAAGCCCTTGAGGAGGCGTTTAACGATGCCGTGAGGATCGTTGTGTGGGAGCAGGAGGAGGCTGGTATAGATATACCTAGTGATGGTGAGATGAGAAGAGATGAGATGGTAGAATATTTCGCAGCTAGGATCGATGGCTTTAAATTCTACGGCCCTGTAAGGGTATGGGGTAACAACTTTTTCAACAAACCAGCTGTTGTATCTAAGCTAAGCTATAGAGAGCCTATAGTGCTAAGGGAATACCAGTTTCTCAGGAGAGTTAGTAGGAGGAGTGTTGTGAAAGTAACTATAACAGGCCCATATACTATTGCGGATTGGAGCTTCAACGAATACTATAACTCTAAAGAGGAGCTCGTATTCGAGTTGGCAAAGATAATAAATAGAGAGATTTTAACACTACAGGAAGCGGGAGCCCTTTTCATCCAAGTAGATGAGCCAGCTCTAACAACACACCCTGAGGAGATGGAATGGGCTGTAGAGGCTATAAATGAGGTTACCAGAGGTGTTAATATAAAGCTGGGTATTCATGTATGCTATAGTGATTATGAGCTCCTCTCTAAGTACTTCGAAAGACTGGCATTCAGCCAATTCGCGCTTGAATTCGCCAATAGAGGCTACAGGGATCTTCATGTTCTTTCGAAGTTGGGGGATAAAGAGATAGGCCTAGGGGTTATCGATGTTCATAATAGAGCTATTGAGGATCCTATGAGTATCGCTAGAGCTATAGAGAAGGCGACAAAATATGTTGAACCAGATAGAATATATATTAACCCAGACTGTGGGCTCAAGCTACTCCCTAGAGATATTGCTAGGAGGAAGCTTGAGGTTATGGTGCAGGGAACCAATATAGCTAGAAGAGAATATATAGCGAGGGGTATGTCTAAGATAGAGTTGAGGGGGTAG